A single Mytilus trossulus isolate FHL-02 chromosome 12, PNRI_Mtr1.1.1.hap1, whole genome shotgun sequence DNA region contains:
- the LOC134692458 gene encoding uncharacterized protein LOC134692458, whose product MSLETVAKQTGLNINAQKTKSMRLNTNQQDCLKIDDSTVEDVQQFTYLGSIVSTSGGTDEDILARKKKAQQIFSMLKPVWRSNALRTSTKLRILNTNVKSVLLYGSETWRETAASIKSIQTFVNKRLRNILNIRWPNKISNNELWRRTKQQPTTQTIRARKWKWIRHTLRKKDTHITKQALEWNPQEHRKRGRPKNTWRRGLTTELSKIGKTWRETKRIAMDRKKWRETVVALCPPWDEVD is encoded by the coding sequence ATGAGTCTTGAAACAGTAGCAAAACAAACAGGCCTAAACATCAACGCACAGAAAACTAAATCAATGAGGCTAAATACAAACCAGCAAGATTGTCTTAAGATCGATGACTCTACTGTTGAAGATGTTCAACAATTCACCTATCTTGGAAGTATTGTCAGTACATCAGGAGGCACAGACGAAGACATATTGGCAAGAAAAAAGAAAGCACAACAGATATTTTCCATGCTTAAACCTGTTTGGAGGAGTAATGCTTTAAGAACTAGCACTAAGTTAAGGATATTAAACACCAATGTCAAATCTGTACTCTTATACGGATCAGAAACCTGGAGAGAAACAGCTGCATCCATCAAATCTATCCAGACTTTTGTCAATAAACGTTTGAGAAACATCCTCAACATCAGATGGCCAAACAAAATATCCAACAATGAGCTATGGAGAAGAACCAAACAACAGCCAACAACCCAGACCATAAGAGCAAGAAAGTGGAAGTGGATCAGGCATACCCTAAGAAAGAAAGACACACACATTACCAAGCAAGCCCTAGAATGGAACCCCCAAGAACATCGAAAAAGGGGAAGGCCAAAAAACACCTGGCGCAGGGGACTAACAACCGAGCTGAGTAAAATTGGGAAGACCTGGAGAGAAACAAAACGAATAGCCATGGACAGGAAGAAATGGAGAGAAACTGTAGTCGCCCTATGTCCCCCTTGGGACGAAGTGGATTAA
- the LOC134692459 gene encoding uncharacterized protein LOC134692459: MEAASRMTLCGICKQKRVCCAAVVWCTECHNGLCSECKNNHDVSMTNHSIITVEAYLNLPPFIKSLPLVCKEHNKKLEKYCCDHITPLCLLCNDKYHGCCAAAVVDLDSMIPNIKSSPAIENIGIKLKEIVGILQKLKLDRSENLLKLGEDKKKIKYEIELFRKNINDEIDKYMLDVDLAVEKTKKEIDQLLGNIVKRENQILELSEGITEIKCYATHLQIFLGTKKLEKTIDSTENFVYSIINSNSLDEISIQFDNELSLTIPKIDFNKYITVSTTRQPTLKEFMPPNLKQVQAPILNDTKVTLNHQFKIKKESKNLAISGLCVMNHNDIVFADSNSDRLIIHDKNGSFKFDFCTEQENSFDITPLDNVTVAVTSGDDEIYIVDLYDKKVSKTLKTKDTCYGVKYSDGAMIFTVKEKGIRKISMSDFKSKYIYKNNISWGSYITTFGGNVCFTNRELHTVTLIDSAQNIIWTFSDKNVLQQPYGVTSDSHGNFYVAGYRSNNVVKISHDGKGGVEVINHGSNIDCHLRAISYVKQTKQLMLRLLGVVMPDAAVITTVAGVTTAPASTSPATTAPLTTAPLTTIANGNGGGGE; encoded by the exons ATGGAGGCGGCTTCAAGAATGACTTTGTGTGGTATATGCAAACAAAAGCGTGTGTGTTGTGCTGCAGTTGTATGGTGTACCGAATGTCATAATGGCCTGTGTTCCGAATGCAAAAACAACCATGATGTTTCCATGACAAATCATTCAATTATCACTGTAGAGGCTTATTTGAATTTACCTCCCTTTATTAAATCTTTACCACTAGTTTGCAAGGAACATAATAAAAAGCTGGAGAAGTATTGCTGTGATCATATCACTCCATTATGCTTACTATGCAATGATAAGTATCATGGATGTTGCGCCGCTGCAGTAGTAGATCTTGATAGTATGATTCCTAATATAAAATCGTCACCTGCGATAGAAAATATCGGAATAAAACTGAAAGAAATAGTAGGAATCTTACAAAAACTTAAGCTTGATCGCTCCGAAAACCTTCTGAAGTTAGGagaggacaaaaaaaaaattaaatatgaaattgaatTATTCAGAAAGAATATCAATGACGAAATTGATAAGTACATGTTGGATGTTGATTTAGCCgtagaaaagacaaaaaaagaaattgatcaATTACTTGGAAACATTGtgaaaagagaaaatcaaattttagaaTTAAGCGAAGGTATAACTGAGATCAAATGTTATGCAACACATCTTCAGATATTTTTAGGCaccaaaaaattagaaaaaacaaTAGACAGTACGGAAAACTTTGTTTATTCAATAATCAACAGTAATAGCTTAGATGAAATAAGCATACAATTCGACAACGAATTAAGTCTGACAATCCCTAAAATTGacttcaataaatatattacagtATCGACAACTAGACAACCAACGTTAAAAGAATTCATGCCACCTAATCTAAAACAGGTACAGGCACCGATTCTGAACGACACCAAAGTGACATTAAATCACcagttcaaaattaaaaaagaatctAAAAACCTAGCTATAAGTGGACTGTGTGTTATGAACCACAACGATATTGTGTTTGCAGACTCAAATAGTGACCGGCTCATAATTCATGATAAAAATGGATCGTTCAAGTTTGACTTTTGTACAGAACAAGAAAATTCGTTTGACATTACACCATTAGATAATGTAACTGTTGCTGTCACATCAGGAGACGACGAAATTTACATAGTTGATTTGTATGACAAAAAAGTATCGAAgacattgaaaacaaaagacACTTGCTATGGAGTCAAGTATTCTGACGGTGCTATGATATTTACTGTTAAAGAAAAAGGGATAAGAAAGATAAGTATGAGTGacttcaaatcaaaatacatatataaaaacaacatatcATGGGGATCCTACATTACAACTTTTGGGGGTAATGTTTGCTTTACCAACCGTGAATTGCATACAGTAACCCTCATCGATTCAGCGCAGAATATCATCTGGACTTTTTCCGACAAAAATGTACTACAGCAACCGTACGGTGTTACCAGCGATAGCCACGGTAACTTTTATGTAGCGGGTTATCGATCCAACAATGTAGTTAAAATATCTCACGATGGGAAAGGTGGAGTAGAAGTAATAAACCATGGCTCAAACATAGATTGTCATCTCAGGGCAATTTCATATGTTAAACAAACCAAACAGTTGATG CTCCGGCTGTTGGGGGTAGTTATGCCTGATGCGGCAGTTATAACAACTGTTGCAGGTGTTACCACTGCACCAGCATCAACTTCTCCAGCTACCACCGCCCCTCTAACCACTGCTCCACTTACCACTATAGCTAATGGTAATGGTGGTGGTGGTGAATGA